The Chloroherpetonaceae bacterium genome window below encodes:
- the dut gene encoding dUTP diphosphatase, translating to MVSVQFQRLHPEAKLPFYATKQAAGMDISACLDSDITILPQGSALIPTGFAIALPEGYEAQLRPRSGLALKNLISLPNSPATIDADYRGEVKVILINHGREPFTVRNGDRIAQMIIAKVEQAHFEVVSELGSTERGVGGFGHTGIERK from the coding sequence ATGGTGTCCGTTCAATTTCAACGACTTCATCCCGAAGCAAAACTTCCATTTTATGCCACGAAGCAAGCAGCGGGAATGGATATTTCCGCTTGCCTTGATTCGGATATCACGATTCTTCCGCAAGGCTCTGCATTGATTCCCACAGGCTTTGCGATTGCACTTCCCGAAGGATATGAAGCGCAACTTCGCCCTCGAAGTGGCTTGGCGCTCAAAAATCTCATCTCACTTCCGAATTCGCCGGCGACGATTGATGCCGATTATCGAGGTGAAGTGAAGGTTATTCTCATCAATCACGGCCGTGAACCGTTCACCGTGCGCAATGGTGATCGAATCGCACAAATGATTATTGCAAAAGTTGAACAAGCACATTTTGAAGTGGTTTCGGAACTTGGTTCAACAGAGCGCGGCGTGGGAGGATTTGGTCACACGGGCATAGAAAGAAAGTAA
- a CDS encoding S9 family peptidase, which yields MKKLLIILALISSGAAGIESCAPTTKEPTPPMIPLRDFFRNPEKAGYQISPLGSFISYLAPVENRMNVFVYKRSDPTEPAKQITTIKDRDISGYFWKGESKILYAKDFGGDENFHVFAVNPDGTGERDLTPFDSVRAEIIDDLEDHPTDILVGLNKRDRENFDVYRLNTETGEMKMVAENPGGVGSWVTDHNGTIRIAIQSDGVNQAVLYRENDSAPFSPILTTSFKESLSPLFFTFDNTAFYAASNLGRDKAAIVKFDPKSVKETELLFEHPEVDVYSMAYSKKRKVLTAISFTTWKTEQKFLDAESEADFKYLQAQLPNTEVFVTSATKDESIFIVRTMSDRSRGAVYLFEKNTRTLSKLTEVAPWLNEDDLCEVKPISYQSRDGLTIHGYLTLPKGIEPKNLPVIVNPHGGPWARDEWGFDPEVQFLANRGYAVLQMNFRGSTGYGRAFWEASFKKWGKEMQNDITDGVAWLISQGIADKKRIAIYGGSYGGYATLAGLAFTPDLYACGVDYVGVSNIFTLMETIPPYWKPYLDQMYEMIGDPDKDSLLLRDASPVFHVDKIKAPLFVAQGARDPRVKKSESDQIVEALKNRGIDVPYLVKENEGHGFRNEENRFEFYEAMEKFLAKHLLGMNDL from the coding sequence ATGAAAAAACTCTTGATTATTTTAGCACTTATATCAAGCGGCGCCGCAGGAATTGAAAGCTGTGCACCAACAACAAAAGAACCAACACCACCGATGATTCCACTTCGCGATTTTTTTAGAAACCCTGAGAAAGCAGGCTATCAAATATCTCCTTTGGGGTCTTTTATCTCCTACCTTGCACCTGTTGAAAACCGAATGAATGTTTTTGTTTACAAACGAAGCGACCCCACCGAACCCGCAAAACAAATCACTACCATTAAAGATCGTGACATTTCCGGATACTTCTGGAAAGGCGAGTCGAAAATATTGTATGCAAAAGACTTTGGAGGCGATGAAAATTTTCATGTTTTTGCCGTCAATCCCGATGGCACCGGTGAGCGCGACCTCACGCCATTTGACAGTGTTCGTGCTGAAATTATCGATGACCTTGAAGACCACCCAACAGATATTCTTGTTGGCTTGAATAAGCGCGACCGAGAAAATTTCGATGTTTACCGACTTAACACCGAGACCGGCGAAATGAAAATGGTGGCTGAAAATCCGGGTGGTGTGGGAAGTTGGGTGACAGACCACAACGGCACGATTCGCATCGCCATTCAAAGCGACGGCGTCAATCAAGCTGTACTTTATCGCGAAAACGACTCAGCACCCTTTTCGCCGATTCTAACTACCAGTTTTAAGGAATCTTTGTCACCTCTGTTTTTTACTTTCGATAACACCGCTTTTTACGCGGCGTCTAACCTTGGAAGAGATAAAGCAGCCATTGTCAAATTTGACCCCAAAAGTGTGAAAGAAACAGAATTACTTTTTGAACACCCCGAAGTTGATGTTTATTCAATGGCTTATTCAAAAAAGAGAAAAGTTCTCACGGCTATCAGCTTCACGACTTGGAAAACCGAGCAAAAGTTTTTAGATGCAGAGTCTGAAGCTGATTTCAAATACCTACAAGCACAATTGCCCAATACTGAAGTGTTTGTTACATCGGCAACGAAAGACGAATCGATTTTTATTGTTCGTACAATGAGCGACCGCTCTCGTGGCGCTGTGTATCTCTTCGAAAAAAATACACGCACACTTTCTAAACTGACGGAGGTTGCACCTTGGCTCAATGAAGACGATTTGTGTGAGGTAAAGCCGATTTCATATCAATCGCGCGATGGGCTTACCATCCACGGTTATTTAACCTTGCCTAAAGGAATAGAACCCAAAAATTTACCGGTGATCGTTAACCCGCACGGTGGGCCGTGGGCTCGTGATGAATGGGGCTTCGACCCTGAGGTTCAATTTTTGGCGAATCGCGGGTATGCCGTTTTGCAAATGAATTTCCGCGGCTCTACGGGGTATGGACGCGCATTTTGGGAAGCTTCTTTCAAGAAGTGGGGAAAGGAAATGCAAAACGATATTACCGATGGTGTGGCGTGGCTTATTTCACAAGGGATAGCCGATAAAAAACGCATCGCCATTTATGGTGGAAGTTACGGCGGTTATGCAACGCTAGCGGGGCTTGCATTTACACCTGATCTTTATGCCTGTGGGGTTGATTATGTTGGTGTCTCAAACATCTTTACCTTAATGGAAACCATCCCCCCTTATTGGAAACCCTATCTTGATCAGATGTATGAAATGATTGGTGACCCTGATAAGGATAGCCTTTTGCTTCGTGATGCCTCTCCGGTTTTTCATGTGGATAAAATCAAAGCGCCGCTCTTTGTCGCTCAGGGTGCACGCGACCCTCGCGTGAAAAAATCCGAATCTGATCAAATCGTAGAAGCCCTAAAAAATCGAGGCATTGATGTTCCATATTTGGTTAAAGAAAATGAAGGCCACGGGTTTCGGAATGAAGAGAATCGATTTGAGTTTTATGAAGCAATGGAAAAATTTTTGGCGAAGCACCTTTTAGGGATGAATGATCTTTAA